From Pelagibacterium flavum:
GTTGACTGCCAGAACCAGGCCGAGCAGGAAGCCGGCAATGGTTCCGATAAAGCCGATGGCCGTTCCGGTGATGCAGAAGATGCGCATGATCGAGGACCGTGTGGCGCCCATCGTGCGCAGTACGGCAATATCGGCCCCCTTGTCCTTCACCAGCATCACGAGGCTGGAGATGATATTGAAAGCGGCGACCAGAACGATCATCGAGAGGATGGTGAACATCACCACACGCTCGACCTGCAGCGCCGAAAAGAACGTGGCGTTGCGCCGCTGCCAATCTGTAAAAACCATCGGGCGGCCCGCGGCTTGCTCGAGTTCGAGCTGCATGTCCCAGGTCGCGTCGGGGTCGTTGAGGAAGACCTCGACCGCAGTCGCTGTATAGATGCGTTCGTAGGTCGCGTCGATTTCCGCGTCGCTGGCCATGATGTCGGGTTCTTCCATGCCGTCACGCAGCCGGTCCTCGTAGAGGCGGAAATAATTCTGCGCGGCGCGGATGGGCATGAAGATGAACAGGGAATCAAACTCCACCATGCCGACATCGAAGACGACATTGACCGGATAGGAACGGATCTGCGGAGTCGAGCCGAGCGGGGTGCGCGGACCGTCGGGGGTGACGATGGTTATCGTGTCGCCCACCGTGACGCCAAGCTGGGACGCCATGCGTCCACCGATGGCGACGCCCTGAAGATCATCCCAGTCGTCCCAGCCGCCGGCAATCGCGCTCGAATAAAGCAAAGGCAGCTTTTCGATGTCGGCGAGCGTCATGCCGCGTACGTTTGCGCCAGTGGAGTTGTAGGTGCCGGTGACGAGTGCCTGTCCCTCAACAAATGCCACTGCGGAAACGACGCCATCGACACCCTCCAGCCGATCGCGAACCGCCTCGTAATCGTCAAAGGTCTCTTCGATGGGAAAGGCCGTGAAATGGCCGTTCAGACCCAGAATCTTGGACAGGAGTTCGTCGCGGAAGCCGTTCATGACGCTCATGACCACGATCAGGGTGGCAACGCCGATGGCGATGCCGATCATGGTCAGGGCAGCAATGACGGAAATGAACGCATCGCTGCGGCGTGCCCGCAGGTAGCGGCCGGACACCATCCACTCAAACCGTGAAAACGGGCGCGTTCCCTTTTGCTGCCGGGCGGCGTCGACGGAGGTCAAGCGTTGTCCCTGCGTTCAGGCTCGATGAGCGCTTTCAGGCGGGAAACCGCGTCTTCGATACCGATGGTTTCGCGTTCGCCAGACTTGCGGTGCTTGATTTCAACCTCGCCCGAAGCGAGTCCGCGCGGGCCGACGATAAGCTGGAAGGGAATGCCGATAAGGTCCGATGTTGCGAACTTCTGGCCGGCCCCCGTGGAGCGGTCGTCATAGAGCGCGTCGATGCCGGCGGCCTGCAGCTGGCTATAGAGCTTTTCATTGGCCGCGTCGCATTCAGCATCGCCGGATTTGAGATTGATGAGGGTAACCTCAAAGGGTGCGACCGAGACGGGCCAGATGATGCCGCTTTCATCGTGGCTGGCTTCGATGATGGCCGGTACGAGCCGGGTCAGTCCGATGCCGTACGAGCCCATGTGGACTGCAACGTCCTTGCCGTCCGACCCCGTAACCTTGGCGCCCATGGGATCGGAATATTTGGTGCCGAAATAAAAGACCTGGCCCACCTCGATGCCGCGGGCAGCGATCCGCTTGTCCTCCGGCACTTTTGCGGCGAAATCGGCTTCGTCGTGCATGTCTTCAGTGGCGGCATAGAGCGAGGTCCAATCGGCGACGATGCCGGAAAGATCGCTCATGAAGTCCGTGTCGGCGGAGGGAATCGGCTTGTCGAGCATGTCGGCATGGCAGAACACGCCGCTTTCGCCAGTATCGGCCAGCACGATGAACTCATGGGAGAGATCGCCGCCGATAGGGCCGGTTTCGGCTCGCATCGGGATTGCCGTCAGGCCCATACGCCAATAGGTGCGCAGATAGGCCACGAACATGCGGTTGTAGGCCTTGACGGCCTCGTCCTTGTCCAGATCGAAGGAATAGGCGTCCTTCATGAGGAATTCGCGGGAGCGCATGGTGCCAAAGCGCGGGCGGATCTCGTCGCGGAACTTCCACTGGATGTGATAGAGATTGAGCGGCAGATCCTTGTAGGACCGCACATATGAGCGGAAGATGTCGGTGATCATCTCCTCATTGGTCGGACCGTAGAGCATGTCGCGCTCGTGACGGTCCTGCATGCGCAGCATTTCCTTGCCGTAATCCTCGTAGCGCCCGGATTCGCGCCACAGATCGGCAGACTGCAGCGTGGGCATGAGGAGTTCGATGGCCCCTGCCCGACTCTGCTCTTCCTCAATGATCTGCTGGATCTTGCGCAGCACCTTGTAGCCCAGAGGCAGCCAGGCATACATGCCGGCCCCCTGCTGGGAAATCATGCCGGCGCGCAGCATCAGACGGTGAGAGATGATTTCCGCCTCTTTGGGCGTCTCTTTGAGGACGGGCAGGAAATAGCGGGAAAGGCGCATGAGAACTCCGATTTGCCGGGAACCGACTCAAGGGCTCAATACCGGGCTGCGCAATCAAGCGCAAGGAACGGTAAAAAGGCAAGTCCGGGAGGGTGAAACGGCTTTCCTGTCCGTTTTTTGTCATCGCGCGACAATTCGCAAATTTTCCGCTTGTCGCGACAATTTGTCCTTGGTAGGGTCCGCGCCATATAAAGAGAGGCGGGTACAATCCGCCGACGCTGACAACGTCAAGGGAGGAGCACTGGCCGCCCGATCTGTGCGCTGTAAGACCAGTGGATTGTCGCGAAACTTTAATTAAATGCAGGGCCTTAGCCCTGCATTTTTTTGTTCTGCGTTAATTGGGGAATTGTGGCCGGCGGAGCAGTTCAGCTCCAGTATTCCTGCAGCCACGGGTTGGACATTCCCCAAAAGATAAGGACTGTGAGGACCGCGGAAATGAGCGTCGTGGCAAGCGCCTTCTGCCAGAGATGAGCCTTGATCGGTGCCCCCGGATCGGTGCCGTCTGTCACCTCCCCGTCTTCGTGCTGGCCGCGCACGCCGAATGGCAGAACGGCGAAAAGCACTATCCACCAGACCACGAAATAGATCGCTACATAGGTAAAGGGCTGCATTATCTAAGCTACACCTTATGAACGAACACCTTGACGATGGGCTTGCGGCCCCATGCGGCGTTGAGCTCGGACCGCACGGCGCGGCGGATTGCTTCGGCAAAGCGCCCTGTATCGGCCCGACGCTTTTCGGGAAAGCTCTTGATTGCTCCCCGTGCCGCCGACTGGGCGACAGCGCTGAGCGGATCATCATCGTCTGCCAGATCGGGAAGTCCGTCCAGATCAAATTCGGGACCTGAGACGATCTGCCCCCTTCCGTTGACCACCAGACTAACGATGGCGACACCACCGAATGCCAGCCTCCGGCGGTCGCGCACGTTCGATTCCTCGGGCGTGCACAGGAGGTTTCCATCAAGATAGAGAATGCCGGTACGCACTTCGCCACGGTGATGCTTGGTGTTGGGGAAGAGCTGGACCATGTCGCCATTGCGGATCGACAGAACGGTCTTGATGCCCTTTTCGCGCCCGAAAGCGGCGTGGGCCTCCAGGTGCATGGGCTCGCCGTGGACCGGGATGAGGATATCGGGCTTGAGCCAATCGTAGAGCTGGGCCAGTTCGTGCCGTCGCGGATGGCCGGACACGTGGATCATTTCGTCGCGACCGGTGACGGTCTGGACACCCTTGTCGACGAGCTTGCTCTGGATGTCCTGCACGGCCTTTTCATTGCCGGGAATGGCCCAGGAGGAAAAGATCGCCATATCGCCCGGCGATAGATCGATTACCGGATGGGAACCATCGGCAATGCGCGCCATCGCTGCACGGGATTCGCCCTGGCTGCCCGTGGCGATGAGAACGACCTTGTCGCGCGGCAGGTAGCCGTAGGCGTCCTGATCGAGAAATTCAGGCACGCCTTCCATCAAGCCCAGTTCGCGGGCAATCCCGGCGATGCGATGCACCGCCCTGCCCGCTGCGACGACCTGGCGGTCGGCCTTCGCGGCGGCGCGGGCGATGGAAATCATGCGGCCGAGATTGGAGGCAAAGATGGTGACGGCGACGCGGTTTTTGGCCGTTGCGATCAGGCGCTCGAGATTGACGCCCACCTCGGTTTCCGAGGGGCTGTCACCCTCTTTCATCGCATTGGTGGAATCGCAGATCAGGGCGAGCGGCTTTCCGTCCGAGCCGATTTCCTTGAGGCGTTTGATGTTGGTTGGCGGCGTGCCGATGGGGGACGGATCGATCTTCCAGTCCCCGGTATGGATGACGCGGCCGGCGGGCGTTTCGATCAATAGCGCGTTGGATTCGGGGATCGAGTGGGAAACCTCGATGGGCTCGACCTTGAAGGGGCCGACCTGAAAGGGAACGCCGGGTGTAAAGATCTGGACTTCGACATCGTCCTCGATGTTGTTCGATATCCGCTTAGCCTTGAGCATGGCGGCGCCGAAACGACCGGCGAAGACGGGCTTGTCGAAAGCCGGCCAGATATCGAGGATAGCGCCGTAGTGATCTTCGTGAGCGTGGGTGAGGACCAGCCCGACAACGTTGTCGCTCTCTTCCTCGAGAAAAGAGGGGTCGGGCATCACCAATTCGATGCCAGGAAGCTCGGGGCCGCCGAAGCTGACGCCACAGTCGACCACGAGCCATTTGCGATCGTCGGCGGGGCCAAAGCCGTAAAGCCCCATATTCATGCCGATCTCGCCGACGCCCCCGAGCGGCAGGAAGACCATTTCGTCCTGACCGGACTGCTTTTTCGCCATAGGTTCATTGCGCGACCGGATTGCGGTCACGCCCTTTCAATAATGATCGGCAATCGCCCTCTCAGCGCAGCGTTGCCGTGGTTCCAAAATGGACGTCGCCCGCTGCTATGGCGATACGATGTCCCTCGTCGTCGCGGACAATCAGATGGCCCGCATCATCAATTGTTTCGAATATGCCGCGCAGCACGCCATCAGGGCGCTGGACGGCCACCTCGGCACCGATCCCGGCGGCGCTTTCGCGCCAGCGGCGGATGATCTGGCCAGTGCCGGCTCCGTTGTTCCAAATCTCGTAACACTCGACCCAGCTTTCGGCCAGTGCCTCAAAAACGGCAGGCGCATCAAAAGGTGTTCCGAGCGCCTTCAACGACGTGGCGGGATAAGGCAGGCCCTCGGGCGCCGCGACAACGTTGACCCCTATGCCAATGACAATGGCCGCGCGGCCGTCGGGGCGCTTTTGGGCCTCGAGCAGGATGCCGGCCAGCTTGGCGCCATCGGCGAGGACGTCGTTGGGCCATTTCAGGGCAATGCGGGCGCGTGCGTCACCAGCGGTGCCGTCAGCACCATCGATACCGTTTCGGATCGCGGCTGCGGGCATCAGGCGGGCCAGAGCGGTGTTAAGCGCCACGCCGGCGACGAACCCGAGACCCGCCAATCCGGCGGGGGGAGCGTCTGGCACCAGCATCAGCGAGGCGGCGAGATTGCCGTGGGGGCTTTCCCACGCGCGGCCGCGGCGCCCCCTGCCCTCGGTTTGCTGGAGGGCGGCGTACCAGATCTTTCCCGCATCGCCCGCCATGGCGGCTTTCATGGCCTCGGCGTTGGTCGAACCTACGCTGTCAAAGCCGATTACACGATAACCGGCTTTAACGGCGCTTTTGGGAAGAGGAAAGGCGACCACCCGGCCCTGCTCTAGAACAGGGAGTTCGCGGCGCCGTGGGCGATGGCCGTCAGAGGCGCGCCGACGGTGAAGAAATAGCTGAGCACCAAAAAGCCCGTGAGTGCCATGACAACGCGCAGTTCGATGGCCGGCACCGCATAGGACTGTGTGGGTTCGTCAAAATACATGACCTTGATGACGCGCAGATAGTAGAAGGCGCTCACGGCGCTGGCCAGCATGCCGATGACAGCCAGAACGAAAAGCTGGGCTTCGATGGCAGCGAGGAAGACCTGCCATTTGGCAAAGAACCCGGCGAGCGGCGGAAGACCGACCAGCGAGAACATGAAGAGCGCCAGAATGGCTGCGACGAACGGGCGGGACTTCGCCAGGCCGGCCAGATCGTCGATGGTTTCGACGTATCCATCGTCGTTCTTGAGCGCCAGGACGCAGGCGAAGGTGCCGATGGTCATGGTGATGTAAACGGCCATGTAGATGGCGACGCCTTCAACACCGATGATGTTGCCGGCCGAAAGCCCAACCAGCGCAAAGCCGACATGACCGATGGACGAGTAAGCCAACAGCCGCTTGAGGTTGTTCTGGCCGATGGCGGCGAACGAGGCCAGGACCATGGAGGCAATGGAGAGGAAGATCACCACCTGCTGCCAATCGCTGGCGATAGGTTCGAACGCATCGAATACGATCCGGATGAGCAGCGCCATCGCGGCGACCTTGGGGGCAGATGCGAAGAAGGCAGTGACTGGGGTTGGCGCGCCCTCATAAACGTCGGGCGTCCACATGTGGAACGGGACCGCGGAGATCTTGAAGGCAATGCCAGCCAGAAGGAAAACGAGGCCGAAGATGATGCCGGGCGTGCGTTCGCCGAGTGCGACGGCCTGGGCAATCTGGTCGAGCTGGGTGTGGCCGGTAAAGCCATAGACCAGCGACGCGCCGTAAAGCAGCATGCCGGAGGAGAGCGCACCGAGAACGAAATATTTCAGGCCCGCTTCGGTCGCCTTGCCGCTGTCGCGCTTGAAGGCCGCCAGGACGTAGAGTGCAAGGGACTGCAGTTCGAGGCCGACATAAAGGCTCATCAGATCATTGGCCGAAACCATCATCAGCATGCCGAGCGTAGCAAGGACGATAAGCACGGGGTACTCGAACTTGTTGAGCCCGTTTTCGACCGCA
This genomic window contains:
- a CDS encoding DUF1467 family protein: MQPFTYVAIYFVVWWIVLFAVLPFGVRGQHEDGEVTDGTDPGAPIKAHLWQKALATTLISAVLTVLIFWGMSNPWLQEYWS
- the proS gene encoding proline--tRNA ligase, producing MRLSRYFLPVLKETPKEAEIISHRLMLRAGMISQQGAGMYAWLPLGYKVLRKIQQIIEEEQSRAGAIELLMPTLQSADLWRESGRYEDYGKEMLRMQDRHERDMLYGPTNEEMITDIFRSYVRSYKDLPLNLYHIQWKFRDEIRPRFGTMRSREFLMKDAYSFDLDKDEAVKAYNRMFVAYLRTYWRMGLTAIPMRAETGPIGGDLSHEFIVLADTGESGVFCHADMLDKPIPSADTDFMSDLSGIVADWTSLYAATEDMHDEADFAAKVPEDKRIAARGIEVGQVFYFGTKYSDPMGAKVTGSDGKDVAVHMGSYGIGLTRLVPAIIEASHDESGIIWPVSVAPFEVTLINLKSGDAECDAANEKLYSQLQAAGIDALYDDRSTGAGQKFATSDLIGIPFQLIVGPRGLASGEVEIKHRKSGERETIGIEDAVSRLKALIEPERRDNA
- a CDS encoding biotin--[acetyl-CoA-carboxylase] ligase, producing MVAFPLPKSAVKAGYRVIGFDSVGSTNAEAMKAAMAGDAGKIWYAALQQTEGRGRRGRAWESPHGNLAASLMLVPDAPPAGLAGLGFVAGVALNTALARLMPAAAIRNGIDGADGTAGDARARIALKWPNDVLADGAKLAGILLEAQKRPDGRAAIVIGIGVNVVAAPEGLPYPATSLKALGTPFDAPAVFEALAESWVECYEIWNNGAGTGQIIRRWRESAAGIGAEVAVQRPDGVLRGIFETIDDAGHLIVRDDEGHRIAIAAGDVHFGTTATLR
- a CDS encoding ABC transporter permease; the protein is MVSGRYLRARRSDAFISVIAALTMIGIAIGVATLIVVMSVMNGFRDELLSKILGLNGHFTAFPIEETFDDYEAVRDRLEGVDGVVSAVAFVEGQALVTGTYNSTGANVRGMTLADIEKLPLLYSSAIAGGWDDWDDLQGVAIGGRMASQLGVTVGDTITIVTPDGPRTPLGSTPQIRSYPVNVVFDVGMVEFDSLFIFMPIRAAQNYFRLYEDRLRDGMEEPDIMASDAEIDATYERIYTATAVEVFLNDPDATWDMQLELEQAAGRPMVFTDWQRRNATFFSALQVERVVMFTILSMIVLVAAFNIISSLVMLVKDKGADIAVLRTMGATRSSIMRIFCITGTAIGFIGTIAGFLLGLVLAVNAEAIRAWVSNVIGVALFPPEVFMLSQLPSRVDAVEVTVVLVMALGLSFLATLYPAWRAAQYDPVEALRYE
- the nuoN gene encoding NADH-quinone oxidoreductase subunit NuoN; the encoded protein is MVSEFAGFASLAPAYPEMLLAVGALVLLLVGVFAKKEIATGITGIAIGLLIAIAVMVAFVPTEGVIFTGGFINDGFARFMKVLILAGSAFALVLSVSSAVENGLNKFEYPVLIVLATLGMLMMVSANDLMSLYVGLELQSLALYVLAAFKRDSGKATEAGLKYFVLGALSSGMLLYGASLVYGFTGHTQLDQIAQAVALGERTPGIIFGLVFLLAGIAFKISAVPFHMWTPDVYEGAPTPVTAFFASAPKVAAMALLIRIVFDAFEPIASDWQQVVIFLSIASMVLASFAAIGQNNLKRLLAYSSIGHVGFALVGLSAGNIIGVEGVAIYMAVYITMTIGTFACVLALKNDDGYVETIDDLAGLAKSRPFVAAILALFMFSLVGLPPLAGFFAKWQVFLAAIEAQLFVLAVIGMLASAVSAFYYLRVIKVMYFDEPTQSYAVPAIELRVVMALTGFLVLSYFFTVGAPLTAIAHGAANSLF
- a CDS encoding ribonuclease J; amino-acid sequence: MTAIRSRNEPMAKKQSGQDEMVFLPLGGVGEIGMNMGLYGFGPADDRKWLVVDCGVSFGGPELPGIELVMPDPSFLEEESDNVVGLVLTHAHEDHYGAILDIWPAFDKPVFAGRFGAAMLKAKRISNNIEDDVEVQIFTPGVPFQVGPFKVEPIEVSHSIPESNALLIETPAGRVIHTGDWKIDPSPIGTPPTNIKRLKEIGSDGKPLALICDSTNAMKEGDSPSETEVGVNLERLIATAKNRVAVTIFASNLGRMISIARAAAKADRQVVAAGRAVHRIAGIARELGLMEGVPEFLDQDAYGYLPRDKVVLIATGSQGESRAAMARIADGSHPVIDLSPGDMAIFSSWAIPGNEKAVQDIQSKLVDKGVQTVTGRDEMIHVSGHPRRHELAQLYDWLKPDILIPVHGEPMHLEAHAAFGREKGIKTVLSIRNGDMVQLFPNTKHHRGEVRTGILYLDGNLLCTPEESNVRDRRRLAFGGVAIVSLVVNGRGQIVSGPEFDLDGLPDLADDDDPLSAVAQSAARGAIKSFPEKRRADTGRFAEAIRRAVRSELNAAWGRKPIVKVFVHKV